One Dictyoglomus thermophilum H-6-12 DNA window includes the following coding sequences:
- a CDS encoding sensor histidine kinase: MKISKIEERWKVLTENVQIGILIVDKDGLVIFANNKAKELFDIKNNKNNNKKLIELIPDYEIDDLYKKTLQNKSYNKTNLNFWGKEKKYLEVEAFYLSGNQEVLLIINDYTPLYRLEENFKEFLGNASHELRTPLTSIQILIDLFSERKITLDEIYNEFFPYLRKEVERMSKLVSNLLNLSRLEAGVIDLQLKEVNLTEIIMEIVDRLTPHISKKNLEINLKIPEKVIVSADPQHVDTIIFNIVENAVKYTPPSGSIEIGINEDSDNVVLWVKDTGIGIPEKDLNRIFDRFYRVNKSRTNEDGFSTGLGLSIVKKLIERHGWSITVESKVNKGTKFEIIIPKRKEGVKDG, encoded by the coding sequence ATGAAGATAAGCAAGATTGAAGAAAGATGGAAAGTACTTACTGAGAATGTTCAGATTGGTATCCTTATTGTGGATAAGGATGGACTTGTAATTTTTGCAAATAATAAGGCAAAAGAATTATTTGATATAAAAAATAACAAAAACAACAATAAAAAGCTTATTGAGCTGATACCAGATTATGAGATCGATGATCTATATAAGAAAACTCTCCAAAACAAAAGTTATAACAAAACTAATTTAAATTTTTGGGGAAAAGAGAAAAAATATTTGGAAGTTGAGGCCTTTTATCTTAGTGGAAATCAGGAAGTTTTATTGATTATTAATGATTATACACCTCTTTACAGGTTGGAAGAAAATTTTAAGGAATTTCTTGGAAATGCTTCTCATGAGTTAAGGACTCCTTTAACCTCAATTCAGATATTAATTGACTTATTTTCGGAAAGAAAAATTACTCTTGATGAAATATATAATGAGTTCTTTCCATATTTAAGAAAAGAAGTTGAACGAATGTCAAAACTTGTAAGTAACCTGTTAAATTTATCACGGCTTGAGGCTGGAGTAATAGATTTACAACTTAAAGAGGTAAATCTTACCGAGATAATAATGGAGATTGTAGATAGATTAACTCCTCATATCTCTAAGAAAAATTTAGAGATAAATCTAAAAATACCAGAGAAGGTTATTGTAAGTGCAGATCCGCAACATGTTGATACTATAATCTTCAATATAGTAGAAAATGCTGTAAAATATACTCCTCCTAGTGGGTCAATAGAGATAGGAATTAATGAAGATAGTGACAATGTGGTCCTTTGGGTTAAAGATACAGGTATTGGCATACCCGAGAAAGATTTAAATAGAATATTTGATAGATTTTATAGGGTAAATAAATCTAGAACTAATGAGGATGGTTTTAGTACAGGATTAGGCCTTTCTATAGTAAAAAAGCTCATTGAAAGACATGGATGGAGTATCACGGTAGAAAGTAAGGTTAATAAGGGAACAAAATTTGAGATTATAATCCCTAAAAGAAAGGAAGGAGTAAAAGATGGTTAA
- a CDS encoding response regulator transcription factor — protein sequence MKKILLVEDDKGIVNSLSLLLNKEGYEVEVAYDGVEALNKFKLFNPDLVLLDIMLPEKDGWEVCKEIRKISNVPIIMLTAKDEEVDKVLGLKMGADDYITKPFGAKELLARIEAVLRRYQSDLSKSQKIVAPPFEMDLVKRTVKVKGKEVNLSYREFEILKLLLSSPGRVWTRDMIIKHIWGENFWGEPRAVDVYIRWLREKVEDDPSHPKYIITVRNLGYKFQEGNEDKQD from the coding sequence ATGAAAAAGATTCTTTTAGTAGAGGATGATAAGGGCATTGTTAATTCTCTATCTCTCCTGTTAAACAAAGAGGGATATGAAGTAGAAGTTGCCTATGATGGAGTAGAAGCTTTAAACAAATTTAAATTGTTTAATCCAGATCTTGTACTACTGGATATTATGCTTCCAGAAAAAGACGGTTGGGAAGTATGTAAAGAAATAAGAAAAATAAGTAATGTTCCTATTATTATGCTCACTGCTAAAGATGAGGAAGTGGATAAGGTATTAGGATTAAAAATGGGGGCAGATGACTATATTACTAAACCTTTTGGGGCTAAGGAACTTTTAGCAAGAATTGAAGCAGTACTTCGTAGATACCAATCAGATTTATCAAAAAGCCAGAAGATTGTAGCTCCTCCTTTTGAGATGGATCTTGTTAAGAGAACAGTAAAAGTAAAGGGAAAAGAAGTTAATCTATCCTATAGAGAGTTTGAGATTTTAAAACTTCTTCTTTCTTCTCCAGGAAGAGTGTGGACTAGAGATATGATAATAAAGCACATATGGGGCGAAAATTTCTGGGGTGAGCCTAGAGCGGTGGATGTTTACATAAGATGGTTAAGAGAGAAGGTTGAAGATGATCCAAGTCATCCCAAATATATTATTACAGTTAGAAATTTAGGTTATAAATTCCAGGAGGGAAATGAAGATAAGCAAGATTGA
- a CDS encoding YggS family pyridoxal phosphate-dependent enzyme gives MNEFSFIAENWKKVQERIIKKAEECGRDPSEINVVAVSKGVPPEGIREAVKVGIKAIGENRVQEAEKKISLLSDLSCEWHMVGHLQKNKVKKAINLFSLIHSVDTFELAEELNKYAEKEEKEVDVLIQLNLSEEPTKYGFKEEEFWKVYEKIFELKNLNVKGLMTIGPLTGDKNEVRKVFRKLYTIWEKLKENTKLSLPYLSMGMSEDFEIAIEEGANLLRLGRIIFQKDFEVRR, from the coding sequence ATGAATGAGTTCTCTTTCATAGCAGAAAATTGGAAAAAAGTTCAAGAAAGAATAATTAAAAAGGCTGAAGAGTGCGGGAGAGATCCCTCGGAAATTAATGTGGTTGCTGTTTCTAAAGGGGTTCCTCCCGAAGGTATAAGAGAGGCTGTAAAAGTTGGGATAAAGGCTATAGGAGAGAATAGGGTTCAGGAAGCAGAGAAGAAAATTTCTCTCCTTTCAGATCTTAGTTGTGAATGGCATATGGTAGGACATCTACAGAAGAATAAGGTTAAAAAAGCGATAAATTTATTTTCTCTTATTCATTCGGTAGATACCTTTGAGCTTGCTGAAGAGCTCAATAAATATGCAGAAAAAGAAGAAAAAGAAGTGGATGTTCTAATACAGTTAAATCTTTCTGAAGAGCCTACTAAGTACGGTTTTAAAGAAGAAGAATTTTGGAAAGTATATGAAAAGATTTTTGAGCTTAAGAATCTAAACGTTAAAGGGCTTATGACTATAGGACCTTTAACAGGTGATAAAAATGAGGTAAGAAAAGTTTTTAGAAAATTGTACACTATATGGGAGAAACTTAAAGAAAATACTAAATTAAGCCTCCCCTATCTTTCGATGGGAATGTCTGAAGATTTTGAGATAGCTATTGAGGAGGGAGCTAACCTTTTAAGGTTAGGTAGAATAATATTTCAAAAAGACTTTGAGGTGAGAAGATGA
- a CDS encoding polyphenol oxidase family protein, whose translation MIWRSRLLNSFPEISHGFVSYPFSFPFKISFRYLPNYFSFFYLIRMHPKNWVFADQVHGDGIYLVGKEKNKFFPKIAYKTDALLTQERKRPLIMFFADCMPIYIYVPKIRLVGLVHSGWRGSIRDFPLKVIRFIKNSYNVESREIFLSVGPSIHACCFEVKEDFINQLPREYSNFIIKRENKTFYDLIELVKYQFGKEEIPNSNIEISDICTFCNSKFYSFRRDKTLNRNLGYIFIR comes from the coding sequence ATGATATGGAGATCAAGACTCTTAAATAGTTTTCCCGAGATATCTCATGGCTTTGTTTCTTACCCCTTTTCTTTTCCTTTTAAAATTAGTTTTCGTTACCTCCCTAATTATTTTAGTTTTTTCTATCTAATAAGGATGCATCCTAAAAATTGGGTTTTTGCAGACCAAGTACATGGCGATGGAATATATTTAGTTGGGAAAGAGAAGAACAAATTTTTCCCTAAGATTGCATATAAAACTGATGCATTACTTACTCAAGAAAGAAAGAGACCTTTAATTATGTTTTTTGCAGATTGTATGCCTATTTATATTTATGTTCCCAAAATTAGGCTTGTAGGTTTAGTTCATTCAGGGTGGAGAGGATCAATAAGAGATTTCCCTTTGAAGGTTATTAGGTTTATAAAAAATTCTTATAATGTAGAAAGTAGAGAGATCTTTTTGAGTGTAGGTCCAAGTATTCATGCTTGTTGTTTTGAAGTAAAGGAAGATTTCATAAATCAGCTTCCAAGGGAATATAGCAATTTTATAATAAAAAGGGAGAATAAAACCTTTTATGATCTGATAGAATTGGTTAAATATCAATTTGGTAAAGAAGAGATTCCAAATTCAAACATAGAGATTTCAGATATATGTACTTTTTGTAACTCAAAATTTTACTCTTTTAGAAGGGATAAAACTTTGAATAGAAATTTAGGATACATTTTTATTAGATAG
- a CDS encoding radical SAM protein: MNWNIKKEIISLREKEKGFKLTKKGGDISILLIYPNKYSVSLNNLGYIGIYEIFNRCKGVICERAYIPEDWKKRKDFRVYSIESFKSPSEFDVLAFSVSFELDFLNVIYILKNENIPLFSYERDDSYPLIVGGGIALSANPESLADVFDILFIGEGEELVREFSDFLILKKEKGLTKREFFELLKDIEGIYIPSIDQKLPIKRRIYLNFENDPMVSPIISENAVFSNMALCELVRGCRYQCRFCLAGYFYRPYRSSSMEIINKKLRNFYDFMPRIGIIVPAVDPSLNLKDFVNNSDNEELVFSFSSLRLEDINQDLLDLIKRSGQKTVTIAPEAGTDRLRRVLNKGFTNEDILNFVDKLKGYGVQTLKLYFMLGLPTESGEDIEGIYSLIKEIRSLNPKLEITASFSTFIPKPHTPFQWESMKDKDYIVEKQRFLLKKLREIKKVKIEMEDYFWSFWQGVFSRGDRNLNTLWREVYENKEISVKILNKILRNNKDLLLGYLKEKGRSDKLSWDVIDTGVKRDYLWRERERAYEGKLTMACSKNCKVCGVCI, from the coding sequence TTGAACTGGAACATAAAAAAGGAGATAATCAGTCTTAGAGAAAAAGAAAAGGGTTTTAAGTTAACAAAGAAGGGCGGAGATATAAGTATACTATTAATATACCCAAATAAGTACTCTGTTAGTTTAAATAATCTTGGGTACATAGGTATTTATGAGATCTTTAATAGGTGCAAAGGAGTAATCTGCGAAAGAGCTTACATCCCTGAGGATTGGAAAAAGAGAAAGGATTTTAGAGTATATTCCATAGAGAGTTTTAAGTCCCCATCTGAATTCGATGTTTTAGCCTTTTCTGTAAGTTTTGAACTCGATTTCCTAAATGTTATCTATATTTTAAAGAATGAAAATATACCTTTATTTTCTTATGAGAGAGATGATTCTTACCCTCTAATTGTAGGTGGAGGAATAGCTTTAAGTGCAAATCCCGAATCACTTGCAGATGTTTTTGATATTCTTTTTATAGGAGAGGGAGAAGAGCTTGTAAGAGAGTTTTCAGATTTTCTCATTTTGAAGAAGGAAAAGGGACTAACTAAAAGAGAGTTTTTTGAATTATTAAAAGATATAGAAGGAATTTATATTCCATCTATAGATCAAAAACTGCCTATTAAGAGAAGGATTTATCTCAATTTTGAAAATGATCCTATGGTTTCTCCTATAATATCGGAAAATGCTGTTTTCTCAAACATGGCTTTGTGTGAGTTGGTGAGAGGTTGTAGATATCAATGTAGGTTTTGTCTTGCTGGTTATTTCTATAGGCCATATAGATCTTCTTCGATGGAGATAATAAATAAGAAACTGAGGAATTTTTATGATTTTATGCCTAGAATTGGTATTATAGTGCCTGCTGTTGATCCTTCTTTGAACCTCAAAGACTTCGTTAATAATTCGGATAATGAAGAATTAGTTTTTTCCTTTTCCTCGCTAAGGCTCGAGGATATTAATCAAGATTTGCTTGATTTAATTAAAAGATCAGGACAAAAGACTGTAACTATAGCTCCTGAGGCAGGAACTGATCGCTTGAGGAGGGTTTTAAATAAGGGATTTACAAATGAAGATATTTTGAATTTTGTAGATAAGTTAAAAGGTTACGGAGTTCAGACCTTAAAGTTATATTTTATGCTTGGACTTCCTACAGAGAGTGGAGAAGATATAGAAGGGATCTATTCGTTAATAAAGGAAATAAGAAGCTTAAATCCTAAGTTGGAAATAACAGCAAGTTTTTCTACTTTTATACCTAAACCCCATACTCCATTCCAATGGGAAAGTATGAAAGACAAAGATTATATTGTAGAAAAACAAAGATTTCTGTTAAAAAAACTACGGGAAATAAAAAAGGTAAAAATAGAGATGGAAGATTATTTCTGGAGTTTTTGGCAAGGAGTATTTAGTAGAGGAGATAGAAATTTGAATACTCTTTGGAGAGAAGTATACGAAAATAAGGAGATTTCAGTTAAAATTCTTAATAAGATTTTGAGAAACAATAAAGATCTTTTGTTAGGTTATCTTAAAGAAAAAGGTAGGAGTGATAAATTATCCTGGGATGTTATAGATACGGGAGTAAAAAGAGATTATTTGTGGCGAGAAAGAGAAAGAGCTTATGAGGGTAAATTGACTATGGCTTGTAGTAAAAATTGTAAGGTTTGTGGGGTATGTATATGA
- the ftsZ gene encoding cell division protein FtsZ yields the protein MFSILSNDLDRFDEVKAKIKVIGVGGGGGNAINRMIEAGIQGVEFIAVNTDVQVLALNKAPHKVQIGEQITQGLGAGGDPKIGEKAAIESRDIIKDVLQEADMIFITAGMGGGTGTGASPIIAEIAKEIAKLVIAVVTLPFSFEGRKRRVNAMEGIEKLKNKVDTLLIIPNDKLLKIGDKNTPILESFKKADEVLKQAVQGITELITVPGLINLDFADIQAIMARAGTAYMGIGIGKGENRAKEAAQNALQSPLLDFSINGAKGVIFNVTGGLDLSIHEVEEIAEVITPRVDPEANIKFGAVIDENMKDTIKVTLIATGFDHQEETLYQGESEAKRKDYTSISEEDLDIPAILRRKKLIELEHKKGDNQS from the coding sequence TTGTTCTCAATTTTATCAAATGATTTGGATAGATTTGATGAGGTTAAAGCTAAGATTAAGGTAATTGGAGTTGGCGGAGGGGGAGGAAATGCTATTAACAGGATGATTGAGGCTGGAATTCAAGGAGTTGAATTTATTGCAGTAAATACTGATGTTCAAGTTTTGGCATTGAATAAAGCTCCTCATAAAGTTCAAATTGGAGAACAAATTACACAAGGTCTTGGCGCAGGTGGTGATCCTAAAATTGGTGAGAAAGCTGCTATTGAAAGTAGAGACATAATTAAGGATGTACTTCAAGAAGCTGATATGATTTTTATCACAGCTGGAATGGGTGGTGGTACAGGTACAGGTGCATCTCCCATAATCGCAGAGATAGCCAAAGAAATAGCTAAGCTTGTAATTGCAGTAGTGACTTTACCTTTTAGTTTTGAAGGAAGAAAAAGAAGAGTTAATGCGATGGAAGGTATCGAGAAATTAAAAAATAAAGTAGATACTTTACTTATCATTCCTAATGATAAGTTATTAAAAATTGGAGATAAAAATACTCCAATACTTGAATCTTTTAAAAAGGCAGATGAGGTACTAAAGCAAGCAGTACAGGGTATAACTGAGCTTATCACTGTTCCAGGACTTATTAATTTAGATTTTGCAGATATTCAAGCTATAATGGCAAGAGCTGGCACAGCTTACATGGGTATAGGTATTGGTAAAGGAGAAAATAGAGCTAAAGAAGCTGCTCAAAATGCACTACAAAGTCCACTTTTAGATTTTTCCATTAATGGAGCTAAAGGAGTAATATTTAATGTTACTGGTGGCTTAGATTTATCAATCCATGAGGTAGAAGAGATAGCGGAGGTTATAACTCCTAGGGTAGATCCTGAAGCAAATATAAAGTTTGGAGCAGTTATAGACGAAAATATGAAAGATACAATAAAAGTTACCTTAATTGCTACTGGTTTTGATCATCAAGAAGAAACCTTGTATCAAGGAGAAAGCGAGGCTAAAAGAAAAGACTATACAAGTATTTCGGAAGAAGATCTGGATATACCTGCAATTTTGAGGAGAAAGAAGTTAATTGAACTGGAACATAAAAAAGGAGATAATCAGTCTTAG
- the ftsA gene encoding cell division protein FtsA: MSDLIGAIDLGSTKIAVVIANLNDKNEELELIGFSMIPSRGISYGVINDIQEASNCIKEAVQKAIKIAGIRVPPRMIATISGEKITAVPSRGMIIVKSREQEVTEADVRRAIEAAKATSIPDDREVIYHVVRGFRLDGQNGIINPVGMVGTRLESDLLLVTHDKVQLRNVINAFQKAEVNIEGFIPQEIAASEVVLTNEEKKLGVVLVDIGGDLTNLAVFREGYLYATGILKLGGERITKDIAITLKIPTEEAERAKKILGTLRQDREESLEVLSLQQRRIKITTSQVREIIQPRVEEILDFILKKLEELNSPIELVPGGIVITGGTALLDGLEEFAQEYLGVPVRVCRTLKTYNIFEEKDAVFYSSAVGALERAVKTITIDEGSKKFLDYLKEIFKNIFSPFKE, translated from the coding sequence ATGTCAGATTTAATAGGAGCTATTGATCTTGGATCTACAAAAATCGCAGTAGTAATTGCCAACTTAAATGATAAAAATGAGGAGTTAGAATTAATTGGTTTTTCTATGATACCTTCAAGAGGTATCAGCTATGGAGTTATTAATGATATCCAAGAAGCTAGTAATTGTATAAAGGAGGCAGTGCAAAAAGCAATAAAAATAGCAGGAATAAGAGTTCCTCCAAGAATGATAGCTACTATAAGTGGTGAAAAAATTACAGCTGTACCCAGTAGAGGGATGATTATTGTTAAAAGTAGAGAACAAGAAGTGACAGAAGCTGATGTTAGAAGGGCTATTGAAGCAGCAAAGGCAACCTCAATTCCAGATGATAGAGAAGTTATATATCATGTAGTAAGAGGTTTTAGGCTCGATGGACAAAATGGTATTATTAACCCTGTTGGAATGGTGGGGACTCGACTTGAGTCGGATTTATTATTGGTAACTCATGATAAAGTTCAACTTAGGAATGTTATAAATGCCTTTCAAAAAGCAGAGGTAAATATAGAGGGTTTTATTCCACAGGAGATAGCTGCTTCAGAGGTGGTACTTACTAATGAAGAAAAAAAACTAGGTGTGGTTTTAGTGGATATTGGTGGAGATTTGACAAATCTTGCAGTCTTCAGGGAAGGTTATCTATATGCAACTGGAATATTAAAATTAGGAGGGGAAAGAATTACGAAAGATATTGCAATAACCTTGAAAATACCAACAGAAGAAGCTGAGAGAGCTAAGAAGATATTAGGTACTCTTAGACAAGATAGAGAAGAGTCTTTAGAAGTGTTATCCCTACAACAAAGAAGAATTAAAATTACCACATCTCAGGTTAGAGAAATTATTCAACCAAGAGTTGAAGAGATTTTGGATTTTATTTTAAAAAAATTAGAGGAGCTAAACTCTCCCATAGAGTTAGTTCCAGGTGGAATTGTAATTACAGGGGGTACTGCATTGTTGGATGGGTTAGAAGAATTTGCTCAAGAATATTTAGGGGTACCTGTGAGGGTTTGTCGTACACTCAAGACTTATAATATTTTTGAAGAAAAAGATGCTGTTTTTTATTCTTCTGCTGTGGGAGCTTTGGAAAGGGCTGTAAAAACAATCACTATAGATGAAGGTAGTAAAAAGTTTCTTGACTATTTAAAGGAAATATTTAAAAATATATTTAGTCCTTTTAAAGAATAA
- the murB gene encoding UDP-N-acetylmuramate dehydrogenase, with translation MWNILNRYNFKSKIYRDVDLSSYTSFKIGGKADLFIVPYSWEELIFIIQTLKEHNFPIRIMGQGTNILVPDEGIRGAVIKLNQKLGKIEVIDSEHVEVESGCLISTLLSFVLEKNMGGLEFMIGIPGTLGGAVMGNAGAFRRSVGEFVEGVYVIDENLEERFLDKKELTFNYRSSNIPRNWILKKIILKLERKAKESALKEIKFFIQERNKKLPKYPSAGSVFKNSKEGPAAYFIDSLGFKGFRIGDAMVSHEHANIIVNLGRARSRDVLNIIDIVKTKVKEVYGIDLEPEIIFW, from the coding sequence ATGTGGAATATTCTCAATAGATATAATTTTAAGTCTAAAATTTATAGAGATGTTGATTTATCCTCCTATACTTCCTTTAAAATAGGGGGAAAAGCGGACTTATTTATCGTACCTTATTCTTGGGAAGAACTTATTTTTATTATTCAAACTCTTAAGGAACACAATTTTCCAATAAGGATCATGGGACAAGGTACTAACATTCTTGTTCCCGATGAGGGAATAAGGGGAGCAGTTATTAAGTTAAATCAAAAACTCGGAAAAATTGAGGTAATTGATAGTGAGCATGTGGAAGTAGAATCTGGATGTTTAATTTCTACTTTACTTTCTTTTGTGCTTGAGAAGAACATGGGGGGACTTGAGTTCATGATAGGTATTCCTGGGACCTTAGGAGGAGCGGTAATGGGAAATGCTGGAGCTTTCAGAAGATCAGTAGGCGAGTTTGTGGAAGGAGTATACGTGATAGATGAGAATTTAGAAGAGAGATTTTTGGACAAAAAAGAACTTACTTTTAATTATAGAAGCTCAAACATTCCTAGAAATTGGATTCTGAAAAAGATAATCTTAAAATTGGAAAGAAAAGCTAAAGAAAGTGCTTTAAAAGAGATCAAATTTTTTATCCAAGAAAGAAACAAAAAACTTCCAAAATATCCCTCAGCTGGTAGTGTGTTTAAGAATTCAAAAGAAGGGCCTGCGGCATATTTTATTGATAGTTTAGGTTTTAAGGGTTTTAGGATTGGTGATGCTATGGTTTCTCATGAGCATGCAAACATAATAGTCAATCTCGGAAGGGCAAGAAGTAGGGATGTATTAAATATTATTGATATTGTAAAAACTAAGGTAAAGGAGGTTTATGGAATAGATTTAGAGCCAGAAATTATCTTTTGGTAG
- the murC gene encoding UDP-N-acetylmuramate--L-alanine ligase has protein sequence MLNGKRIHFIGVAGTGMSALAYICAEKGYEVSGSDIQENISTIRLKSKGVKIYRGHSPEHINDVDVVVVSSAIPPDNEEYVYAKSKNIPILHRSDLLAELTKEKKSIIVGGAHGKTTTTSMIALVLENNKTDPTIIVGGELEDIGGNAKLGSGEYLVAEGDESDGSILKLNPYILVVTNIDNDHLDYYENIENIKSTFLKVIEKVPEDGYVLLNLDCKNIRDIIGKIKDKKYYTYGFSNADFTADNIVLNSSGSEFDVYFRNVKLGRVKLKVPGRHNILNSLSAIGISYILGLDFEQTIKALEKFHGVQRRIQFKGVIENDVLVFDDYGHHPTEILATLETLRLYNRRLVVVFQPHRYTRTYFLSKEIADALSLSDVVILMEIYSAGEKPIPGVSSRNIYDEIKKKYPELEIYLVNDIVEAATKVKSVLRDGDLLLTLGAGNVWKVGEALLAQGKKDVNVEYSQ, from the coding sequence TTGCTAAATGGTAAGAGAATCCATTTTATTGGAGTTGCGGGTACTGGGATGAGTGCTTTGGCGTATATATGTGCAGAAAAGGGATACGAAGTATCTGGTTCTGATATCCAAGAGAACATTTCTACCATAAGACTCAAGTCAAAAGGAGTCAAAATTTATAGAGGACATAGTCCTGAACATATAAATGATGTAGATGTAGTAGTAGTATCTTCAGCAATTCCTCCCGATAACGAAGAGTATGTATATGCTAAGAGTAAGAATATTCCCATATTACATAGAAGTGATCTTCTGGCAGAATTAACTAAAGAAAAAAAGTCCATAATTGTTGGGGGAGCTCATGGTAAAACTACAACCACATCTATGATAGCTTTAGTCTTGGAGAATAATAAAACAGATCCAACAATAATAGTAGGAGGAGAGCTTGAAGATATAGGGGGAAATGCAAAACTTGGAAGTGGAGAATATTTGGTAGCTGAGGGTGATGAAAGTGATGGATCTATTTTAAAATTAAATCCTTATATTTTAGTAGTAACTAATATAGATAACGATCATCTTGACTATTATGAGAACATAGAAAATATTAAAAGCACTTTCTTAAAAGTGATTGAAAAGGTGCCTGAAGACGGGTATGTGCTTTTGAATTTAGATTGTAAAAATATAAGGGATATAATTGGCAAAATAAAGGATAAAAAATACTACACCTATGGTTTTTCTAATGCTGATTTTACAGCAGATAATATAGTCTTAAACTCATCAGGCTCGGAGTTTGATGTTTATTTTAGAAATGTAAAATTGGGTAGAGTGAAATTAAAGGTTCCTGGAAGGCATAATATATTAAACTCTCTTTCTGCTATTGGCATATCTTATATTCTAGGATTAGATTTTGAGCAAACCATTAAAGCTCTTGAGAAATTTCATGGGGTTCAAAGAAGAATTCAGTTTAAAGGTGTGATTGAAAATGATGTTTTAGTCTTTGATGATTATGGCCATCATCCTACCGAAATATTAGCTACGTTGGAAACCTTACGACTTTACAACAGAAGACTAGTGGTAGTCTTTCAGCCTCATAGATATACAAGAACATATTTTTTGAGTAAAGAGATTGCCGATGCTCTATCTTTAAGCGATGTGGTTATATTAATGGAGATTTATTCTGCAGGAGAAAAGCCTATTCCTGGGGTTAGTAGTAGGAATATTTATGACGAGATAAAAAAGAAGTATCCTGAGCTTGAAATATATCTTGTGAATGACATTGTTGAGGCAGCCACAAAAGTAAAAAGTGTTTTGAGAGATGGTGATCTGCTACTTACTCTTGGGGCTGGTAATGTATGGAAAGTAGGAGAAGCTTTACTGGCTCAAGGCAAAAAAGATGTTAATGTGGAATATTCTCAATAG
- a CDS encoding UDP-N-acetylglucosamine--N-acetylmuramyl-(pentapeptide) pyrophosphoryl-undecaprenol N-acetylglucosamine transferase yields MISILFVAGGTGGHVIPALNMADYIAQKAPHWKISFVGRKDSFEEGLIRGKYDFYGLNISRSSDVKKLSYYLSISDAIKILNEVKPDILVVFGSYITVPVIIASIVKKYPFFLHEQNVVPGRVTKLFYEFSEGVAISFPETREYFRDKSKVYLTGNFVKTELLTMDKASCKKELGFDENRKLLLITGGSQGAMKINYEVKKIIPYLLDKGWQILHQIGEKNYVRYIEEIPIEEWIQKGYNPVPFIRNMELAICGADFAISRAGATTISQFLIAGLPAIYIPYPYAKDNHQKYNAELVVKVGGGELLLEDQLSSQKLLHLLDKWNDEKRLAEASEACKKISIATGRENFWNLLLEKLEGRN; encoded by the coding sequence ATGATCAGTATTTTGTTTGTAGCTGGTGGCACTGGAGGACATGTAATTCCTGCTTTAAATATGGCTGATTATATAGCTCAAAAAGCTCCTCATTGGAAAATAAGTTTTGTGGGGAGAAAAGATAGTTTTGAGGAAGGCTTGATAAGAGGTAAATACGATTTTTACGGCTTGAATATTTCAAGAAGCTCCGATGTTAAAAAGCTAAGTTACTATTTAAGTATAAGTGATGCTATAAAGATATTAAATGAGGTTAAACCTGATATTTTAGTGGTTTTTGGTAGTTATATAACAGTGCCTGTAATTATTGCCTCTATTGTTAAAAAATATCCCTTCTTTTTGCATGAACAAAATGTTGTTCCAGGGAGAGTAACAAAACTTTTTTATGAGTTTTCAGAAGGAGTTGCTATCTCCTTTCCTGAAACAAGGGAGTATTTTAGAGATAAAAGTAAAGTTTACCTTACTGGAAACTTTGTAAAAACTGAGTTATTGACAATGGATAAGGCGAGTTGTAAAAAGGAATTAGGTTTTGATGAGAATCGGAAATTGCTTCTCATAACTGGAGGAAGTCAGGGGGCAATGAAAATAAATTATGAGGTTAAAAAAATTATACCCTATTTATTAGATAAGGGATGGCAAATTTTACATCAGATAGGGGAAAAAAATTATGTAAGGTACATAGAAGAGATACCTATAGAGGAATGGATCCAAAAAGGATATAATCCAGTTCCTTTTATTAGAAATATGGAGCTTGCGATATGTGGTGCTGATTTTGCTATAAGTCGAGCAGGTGCTACTACGATTTCTCAATTTCTGATAGCTGGACTTCCAGCCATATACATACCTTATCCATATGCAAAGGACAATCATCAAAAATATAACGCTGAATTGGTGGTTAAAGTAGGGGGTGGGGAGCTACTTTTGGAAGATCAGTTAAGTTCTCAGAAATTATTACATTTATTAGATAAATGGAATGATGAAAAAAGACTTGCTGAGGCTTCTGAAGCATGTAAAAAGATCTCTATTGCCACAGGAAGAGAAAATTTTTGGAATCTTCTTTTAGAAAAATTAGAAGGGAGGAATTAG